One genomic segment of Arachis duranensis cultivar V14167 chromosome 4, aradu.V14167.gnm2.J7QH, whole genome shotgun sequence includes these proteins:
- the LOC107482440 gene encoding uncharacterized protein LOC107482440 isoform X2: protein MAETASNAAEAPTPPVRLWRTAFLTLRDETLTAPPSSSSTPDLLRNLIFSQSYTLLSALPELPSHEVLSDILFLMELVLVSASCLNQEECTHIYTQTSRLIHDICRGVSFDVNPSSFTGVVNAFSKMLDLFPGKVAIDDESNRIRSSAGIISAIECLQAFRCIITSSQRRWLQSEDTLLVKFLLDIIASYQAAFWLMPHSMSKDKIDMRLSIESSSCELQTVAFGMLSKAISRAGSSFSVDMWRSMIKVVRKTMDFLAQKSSFVEDNVMSRFYESFLSCLHLILTDSKCSVSDHVSVFVAVLQMFLTYGLCGLTPSTPVLIGRGEKECNAESPRASWEQVNRSNRTAYRPPHLRKRECSKMKLSRAWNSQNISDSESSAVNFTSSDSDFSDGDGSAKESGGTLNSRVRVAALICIQELCQADSKSFSMQWSLLLPTSDVLQPRKRDATLMTCLLFDPCLKVRMASASTLVAMLDGLSSIFLQVAEYKDSSKFGSFTALSSSLGKILLELHRGILFSIQQEAHGKLLALLFKILRLVILSTPYSRMPPNLLATVVTSVRTRIREGFQFKSDQSSLLAAAVGCLTLALCSSPSTEVRKMLYEEVSSGYIKNEKKSGVLVMLFEYSLQWSCPTICLEALQALKAVCHNYPNIVTACWERVSAIVSGFLSFGYPEISSRKSSEHGGSPTTFVSEKVLAAAIKVLDECLRALSGFQGTEDLSDDKLADIPFASDFIRGKKVSSAPLYESEGKDDDVVNSEASECGIHEWCEAIEKHMPCILCHSSSLVRAASITCFAGMTSSVFISFTMEKQGFILSSLINAAINDDVPLVRSAACRAIGVVSCFPQVCQSAEVLDRFIHAVEINTCHTLISVRITASWALANICDAIRHTVSLEYMGSNSNPKLIVSLSECALHLTEDGDKVKSNAVRALGYISRIFKCSTSRFQDMSMDHLGPRTEGYSCSQNLIKCQRSNSNHYQLDYHENYCRLERIVKALISCVVTGNVKVQWNVCHALGNLFLNETLSLQDMDWASDVYGVLLQLLRESSNYKIRIQAAAALAVPASVHDYGPSFSDIVQCVEDVMENIGQDQISGPSNFKYRVSLQKQLTLTLLHVLSFTSSTDDDQLKDFLVQMGFTFSPVLLLENLI from the exons ATGGCGGAAACGGCGTCAAATGCAGCGGAAGCTCCAACGCCGCCGGTCAGGTTGTGGAGGACTGCGTTCTTGACGCTGAGGGATGAAACCCTGACGGCCcctccttcttcctcttccacACCCGATTTGCTCCGTAACCTCATCTTCTCCCAATCCTACACTTTGCTATCCGCGCTCCCTGAACTTCCCTCTCACGAG gTTTTGTCGGACATTTTGTTTCTGATGGAACTAGTTTTAGTTTCCGCCAGCTGCTTAAATCAAGAAGAATGTACTCATATTTATACTCAGACATCACGTTTG ATCCATGATATATGTCGTGGTGTCTCCTTCGATGTGAATCCCTCATCTTTCACCGGTGTTGTTAATGCTTTCAGTAAGATGCTGGATCTCTTCCCTGGAAAAGTTGCCATAGACGATGAGTCAAACAGAATTCGCAGTAGCGCGGGAATAATCTCTGCTATTGAATGTTTGCAGGCTTTCAG ATGTATTATTACTTCGTCGCAACGAAGATGGTTGCAGTCTGAAGATACATTACTGGTTAAATTTCTACTTGACATTATTGCTAGCTATCAAGCTGCATTTTGGTTGATGCCTCATTCAATGAGCAAAGACAAGATTGATATGAGATTATCCATAGAAAGCAGTTCCTGTGAATTACAGACTGTTGCTTTTGGGATGCTCAGCAAAGCAATCTCACGAGCTGGTTCATCCTTCTCAGTTGATATGTGGAGATCTATGATTAAG GTGGTGAGGAAAACAATGGATTTCTTGGCACAAAAAAGTTCATTTGTGGAAGATAATGTGATGTCCAG GTTTTATGAATCTTTTCTAAGCTGTCTTCATTTGATCCTCACTGATTCTAAATGCTCTGTTTCTGATCAT GTGTCAGTTTTTGTTGCCGTTCTGCAAATGTTCTTAACATATGGACTTTGTGGTCTAACACCAAGTACACCGGTTCTTATTGGTCGTGGGGAGAAGGAATGTAATGCAGAGAGTCCACGAGCAAGCTGGGAACAAGTGAACAGGTCGAATCGTACTGCCTATAGGCCTCCACACTTGCGCAAGCGAGAGTGTTCAAAAATGAAGCTGAGTAGAGCTTGGAATTCTCAAAATATATCAGATAGTGAATCTTCTGCTGTTAATTTTACATCTTCAGATTCAGATTTTAGTGATGGCGATGGATCAGCAAAAGAGAGCGGGGGAACACTGAACTCAAGGGTTAGAGTGGCTGCCCTCATTTGTATACAG GAGCTCTGTCAAGCGGATTCTAAATCTTTCTCTATGCAATGGTCCCTGCTTTTACCAACTAGTGATGTGCTACAACCAAG GAAGCGTGATGCAACTTTAATGACATGCTTGTTATTTGATCCATGTTTGAAG GTGCGAATGGCATCTGCATCCACACTAGTGGCCATGCTGGATGGTCTTTCTTCCATCTTCTTGCAAGTAGCAGAATATAAGGATTCTAGCAAATTTGGATCTTTTACAGCTCTTTCAAGTTCCCTTGGGAAGATTTTACTGGAACTTCATAGAG gTATTCTGTTCTCAATACAGCAAGAGGCCCATGGTAAACTGCTGGCCTTGTTGTTCAAGATTCTTCGGCTTGTGATATTATCTACACC ATATTCAAGAATGCCACCAAATTTGTTGGCTACTGTTGTGACATCTGTTAGAACAAGGATAAGAGAGGGATTTCAATTTAAAAGTGACCAGAGTAGTCTATTG GCTGCTGCTGTTGGTTGCTTGACTCTAGCTCTATGTTCCTCTCCATCAACTGAAGTGCGGAAGATGCTTTATGAGGAGGTTTCTTCAG gttatattaaaaatgaaaagaagtcaGGTGTTCTCGTCATGTTATTTGAGTATTCATTGCAATGGAGCTGCCCAACCATTTGCCTTGAGGCACTTCAG GCACTGAAGGCTGTTTGCCACAATTACCCCAACATAGTCACTGCATGTTGGGAACGAGTTTCTGCAATTGTGTCTGGTTTCCTTAGTTTTGGATACCCTGAAATATCTTCAAGGAAGTCAAGTGAACATGGTGGTTCTCCTACTACATTCGTTAGTGAAAAAGTTCTTGCAGCTGCTATTAAG gTTTTGGATGAGTGTCTTCGTGCGTTATCTGGATTTCAAGGAACAGAAGATCTTTCGGATGATAAGTTGGCGGATATTCCATTTGCGTCTGATTTCATAAGGGGGAAGAAAGTGTCATCTGCTCCATTGTATGAATCAGAAGGCAAAGATGATGATGTAGTAAATTCTGAGGCATCTGAATGTGGGATTCATGAATGGTGTGAGGCTATCGAGAAACATATGCCTTGTATCTTATGTCATTCTTCTTCACtg GTGAGAGCTGCATCCATTACATGTTTTGCGGGGATGACTTCTTCGGTGTTCATCTCATTCACTATGGAGAAGCAAGGCTTCATTTTGTCTTCTTTA ATCAATGCTGCTATAAATGACGATGTTCCATTGGTGAGGTCTGCTGCCTGTCGAGCTATTGGTGTTGTTTCATGTTTTCCTCAAGTTTGTCAGAG TGCAGAGGTACTTGACAGGTTTATCCATGCTGTTGAGATTAACACTTGTCATACCCTAATCTCA gTGAGGATTACAGCTTCGTGGGCTTTGGCAAATATTTGTGACGCTATTCGTCACACAGTTAGCTTGGAATATATGG GTTCAAATTCTAACCCCAAATTGATTGTATCATTAAGTGAATGTGCTTTGCATCTTACTGAGGATGGAGACAAG GTAAAATCTAACGCTGTTCGGGCTCTTGGATATATTTCAAGAATCTTTAAATGTTCAACATCGAGATTTCAAGACATGTCAATGGACCATCTGGGCCCAAGGACTGAAGGATATTCTTGCAGTCAGAATCTCATCAAGTGTCAAAGGTCTAATTCGAACCATTACCAATTGGATTATCATGAAAATTATTGCAGATTGGAAAGGATAGTTAAGGCACTCATTTCTTGTGTTGTTACAGGGAATGTTAAG GTCCAGTGGAACGTTTGCCATGCTCTAGGCAATCTATTCCTGAACGAGACCTTAAGTTTGCAAGATATGGACTG gGCTTCCGATGTCTATGGTGTTCTTCTGCAATTATTACGTGAGTCATCAAATTATAAGATCAGAATACAAGCTGCAGCTGCATTGGCTGTGCCTGCGTCAGTGCATG ATTATGGCCCATCCTTCTCGGATATTGTGCAATGTGTGGAGGATGTAATGGAGAATATAGGTCAGGACCAAATTTCGGGGCCATCAAATTTCAAGTATAGGGTTTCATTACAAAAACAG CTTACCTTGACATTGTTACATGTTCTAAGCTTTACATCAAGCACGGATGATGATCAGTTGAAAGATTTTTTAGTTCAG ATGGGATTTACCTTCTCACCTGTTCTTCTGTTGGAAAACTTGATTTGA
- the LOC107482440 gene encoding uncharacterized protein LOC107482440 isoform X1 produces MAETASNAAEAPTPPVRLWRTAFLTLRDETLTAPPSSSSTPDLLRNLIFSQSYTLLSALPELPSHEVLSDILFLMELVLVSASCLNQEECTHIYTQTSRLIHDICRGVSFDVNPSSFTGVVNAFSKMLDLFPGKVAIDDESNRIRSSAGIISAIECLQAFRCIITSSQRRWLQSEDTLLVKFLLDIIASYQAAFWLMPHSMSKDKIDMRLSIESSSCELQTVAFGMLSKAISRAGSSFSVDMWRSMIKVVRKTMDFLAQKSSFVEDNVMSRFYESFLSCLHLILTDSKCSVSDHVSVFVAVLQMFLTYGLCGLTPSTPVLIGRGEKECNAESPRASWEQVNRSNRTAYRPPHLRKRECSKMKLSRAWNSQNISDSESSAVNFTSSDSDFSDGDGSAKESGGTLNSRVRVAALICIQELCQADSKSFSMQWSLLLPTSDVLQPRKRDATLMTCLLFDPCLKVRMASASTLVAMLDGLSSIFLQVAEYKDSSKFGSFTALSSSLGKILLELHRGILFSIQQEAHGKLLALLFKILRLVILSTPYSRMPPNLLATVVTSVRTRIREGFQFKSDQSSLLAAAVGCLTLALCSSPSTEVRKMLYEEVSSGYIKNEKKSGVLVMLFEYSLQWSCPTICLEALQALKAVCHNYPNIVTACWERVSAIVSGFLSFGYPEISSRKSSEHGGSPTTFVSEKVLAAAIKVLDECLRALSGFQGTEDLSDDKLADIPFASDFIRGKKVSSAPLYESEGKDDDVVNSEASECGIHEWCEAIEKHMPCILCHSSSLVRAASITCFAGMTSSVFISFTMEKQGFILSSLINAAINDDVPLVRSAACRAIGVVSCFPQVCQSAEVLDRFIHAVEINTCHTLISVRITASWALANICDAIRHTVSLEYMGSNSNPKLIVSLSECALHLTEDGDKVKSNAVRALGYISRIFKCSTSRFQDMSMDHLGPRTEGYSCSQNLIKCQRSNSNHYQLDYHENYCRLERIVKALISCVVTGNVKVQWNVCHALGNLFLNETLSLQDMDWASDVYGVLLQLLRESSNYKIRIQAAAALAVPASVHDYGPSFSDIVQCVEDVMENIGQDQISGPSNFKYRVSLQKQLTLTLLHVLSFTSSTDDDQLKDFLVQKALILEDWFKGLCSSVEGELDVQDKIITDRKKVMICNAIQSLTQVYKGKQQDAIAQRFEELEGSL; encoded by the exons ATGGCGGAAACGGCGTCAAATGCAGCGGAAGCTCCAACGCCGCCGGTCAGGTTGTGGAGGACTGCGTTCTTGACGCTGAGGGATGAAACCCTGACGGCCcctccttcttcctcttccacACCCGATTTGCTCCGTAACCTCATCTTCTCCCAATCCTACACTTTGCTATCCGCGCTCCCTGAACTTCCCTCTCACGAG gTTTTGTCGGACATTTTGTTTCTGATGGAACTAGTTTTAGTTTCCGCCAGCTGCTTAAATCAAGAAGAATGTACTCATATTTATACTCAGACATCACGTTTG ATCCATGATATATGTCGTGGTGTCTCCTTCGATGTGAATCCCTCATCTTTCACCGGTGTTGTTAATGCTTTCAGTAAGATGCTGGATCTCTTCCCTGGAAAAGTTGCCATAGACGATGAGTCAAACAGAATTCGCAGTAGCGCGGGAATAATCTCTGCTATTGAATGTTTGCAGGCTTTCAG ATGTATTATTACTTCGTCGCAACGAAGATGGTTGCAGTCTGAAGATACATTACTGGTTAAATTTCTACTTGACATTATTGCTAGCTATCAAGCTGCATTTTGGTTGATGCCTCATTCAATGAGCAAAGACAAGATTGATATGAGATTATCCATAGAAAGCAGTTCCTGTGAATTACAGACTGTTGCTTTTGGGATGCTCAGCAAAGCAATCTCACGAGCTGGTTCATCCTTCTCAGTTGATATGTGGAGATCTATGATTAAG GTGGTGAGGAAAACAATGGATTTCTTGGCACAAAAAAGTTCATTTGTGGAAGATAATGTGATGTCCAG GTTTTATGAATCTTTTCTAAGCTGTCTTCATTTGATCCTCACTGATTCTAAATGCTCTGTTTCTGATCAT GTGTCAGTTTTTGTTGCCGTTCTGCAAATGTTCTTAACATATGGACTTTGTGGTCTAACACCAAGTACACCGGTTCTTATTGGTCGTGGGGAGAAGGAATGTAATGCAGAGAGTCCACGAGCAAGCTGGGAACAAGTGAACAGGTCGAATCGTACTGCCTATAGGCCTCCACACTTGCGCAAGCGAGAGTGTTCAAAAATGAAGCTGAGTAGAGCTTGGAATTCTCAAAATATATCAGATAGTGAATCTTCTGCTGTTAATTTTACATCTTCAGATTCAGATTTTAGTGATGGCGATGGATCAGCAAAAGAGAGCGGGGGAACACTGAACTCAAGGGTTAGAGTGGCTGCCCTCATTTGTATACAG GAGCTCTGTCAAGCGGATTCTAAATCTTTCTCTATGCAATGGTCCCTGCTTTTACCAACTAGTGATGTGCTACAACCAAG GAAGCGTGATGCAACTTTAATGACATGCTTGTTATTTGATCCATGTTTGAAG GTGCGAATGGCATCTGCATCCACACTAGTGGCCATGCTGGATGGTCTTTCTTCCATCTTCTTGCAAGTAGCAGAATATAAGGATTCTAGCAAATTTGGATCTTTTACAGCTCTTTCAAGTTCCCTTGGGAAGATTTTACTGGAACTTCATAGAG gTATTCTGTTCTCAATACAGCAAGAGGCCCATGGTAAACTGCTGGCCTTGTTGTTCAAGATTCTTCGGCTTGTGATATTATCTACACC ATATTCAAGAATGCCACCAAATTTGTTGGCTACTGTTGTGACATCTGTTAGAACAAGGATAAGAGAGGGATTTCAATTTAAAAGTGACCAGAGTAGTCTATTG GCTGCTGCTGTTGGTTGCTTGACTCTAGCTCTATGTTCCTCTCCATCAACTGAAGTGCGGAAGATGCTTTATGAGGAGGTTTCTTCAG gttatattaaaaatgaaaagaagtcaGGTGTTCTCGTCATGTTATTTGAGTATTCATTGCAATGGAGCTGCCCAACCATTTGCCTTGAGGCACTTCAG GCACTGAAGGCTGTTTGCCACAATTACCCCAACATAGTCACTGCATGTTGGGAACGAGTTTCTGCAATTGTGTCTGGTTTCCTTAGTTTTGGATACCCTGAAATATCTTCAAGGAAGTCAAGTGAACATGGTGGTTCTCCTACTACATTCGTTAGTGAAAAAGTTCTTGCAGCTGCTATTAAG gTTTTGGATGAGTGTCTTCGTGCGTTATCTGGATTTCAAGGAACAGAAGATCTTTCGGATGATAAGTTGGCGGATATTCCATTTGCGTCTGATTTCATAAGGGGGAAGAAAGTGTCATCTGCTCCATTGTATGAATCAGAAGGCAAAGATGATGATGTAGTAAATTCTGAGGCATCTGAATGTGGGATTCATGAATGGTGTGAGGCTATCGAGAAACATATGCCTTGTATCTTATGTCATTCTTCTTCACtg GTGAGAGCTGCATCCATTACATGTTTTGCGGGGATGACTTCTTCGGTGTTCATCTCATTCACTATGGAGAAGCAAGGCTTCATTTTGTCTTCTTTA ATCAATGCTGCTATAAATGACGATGTTCCATTGGTGAGGTCTGCTGCCTGTCGAGCTATTGGTGTTGTTTCATGTTTTCCTCAAGTTTGTCAGAG TGCAGAGGTACTTGACAGGTTTATCCATGCTGTTGAGATTAACACTTGTCATACCCTAATCTCA gTGAGGATTACAGCTTCGTGGGCTTTGGCAAATATTTGTGACGCTATTCGTCACACAGTTAGCTTGGAATATATGG GTTCAAATTCTAACCCCAAATTGATTGTATCATTAAGTGAATGTGCTTTGCATCTTACTGAGGATGGAGACAAG GTAAAATCTAACGCTGTTCGGGCTCTTGGATATATTTCAAGAATCTTTAAATGTTCAACATCGAGATTTCAAGACATGTCAATGGACCATCTGGGCCCAAGGACTGAAGGATATTCTTGCAGTCAGAATCTCATCAAGTGTCAAAGGTCTAATTCGAACCATTACCAATTGGATTATCATGAAAATTATTGCAGATTGGAAAGGATAGTTAAGGCACTCATTTCTTGTGTTGTTACAGGGAATGTTAAG GTCCAGTGGAACGTTTGCCATGCTCTAGGCAATCTATTCCTGAACGAGACCTTAAGTTTGCAAGATATGGACTG gGCTTCCGATGTCTATGGTGTTCTTCTGCAATTATTACGTGAGTCATCAAATTATAAGATCAGAATACAAGCTGCAGCTGCATTGGCTGTGCCTGCGTCAGTGCATG ATTATGGCCCATCCTTCTCGGATATTGTGCAATGTGTGGAGGATGTAATGGAGAATATAGGTCAGGACCAAATTTCGGGGCCATCAAATTTCAAGTATAGGGTTTCATTACAAAAACAG CTTACCTTGACATTGTTACATGTTCTAAGCTTTACATCAAGCACGGATGATGATCAGTTGAAAGATTTTTTAGTTCAG aaagcATTGATCCTTGAAGATTGGTTCAAGGGACTGTGCTCATCGGTTGAGGGTGAGCTTGATGTTCAAGATAAAATCATTACAGACAGAAAGAAAGTGATGATATGCAATGCAATACAATCATTGACACAAGTCTACAAAGGGAAACAGCAGGATGCAATCGCCCAAAGGTTTGAGGAATTGGAGGGCAGCTTGTGA